A stretch of DNA from Oceanispirochaeta sp. M1:
TTCCTTGCCTGTGAAGGGATTGTTAATATCAGTATCGACAGTTTTCATATTGATAATGATCACAGTCAGGTCCGTAATGAAGCGGTAAGAGTTCTTGGTGAAACAGATCATCCCGGTGCTGTCGAATCTTTGGTTACAGTGATATTGAATGAGCCTATTACATATGTCCTTTCTACTGCCGTTACCTCATGTGGCCAGCTGGGAATGGGTAATAAAAAAATGAATGCTGCATTTTACCTGATTTTGACTGGAAAGAAAGAAGCCTATATTTCAGATGCTCTTGTTTATAATACACTTCTTGCCATAAAGCAGATTATGAAGGTTGATGATTCATTGATGATATCCAGTATCCTTCGGGACGGAGTGATTCATGTAGCTGATACAGAGTCGGGATTCATAAGAAAGACCCGTCAACTTGCTGAAGAGATACTTGCTGATAAATAGCTGATTATAAAATGAGAGGGGAAGACTTTCTATTCGATGTTTTTATGCCTGAGCATAAGGAAAATCAGTTGCCCCTAACCGTATTTCCTCACCGATAATAGATTACCTTCCCCGCAGGAATGAAAGTGATTCATACTTAATAATAGTTCATTATTTAATTATTTTCTTGAAAATCCTGAAAATTCGTACCTTTTTGTAATTTTATCTGAAATCCCCAGCCGAATTCTCACATAGAAGTCAAAGTCATTATTGCCTGTCGAGCAGAAACTTATTACTTTATACTCCATAGAAACTATTTCTGCCTTAATTCTGTGGCGGGATGGAAAAAACTCATTTTATTTATTGTGACAAGGAGACATGTTCGTGTCGAAAAGAAAATTTAAAACCGAAGTGAATCAGCTGCTGGATCTTCTGATTCACTCACTTTACTCTCATAGTGAAATCTTTCTGAGAGAACTGATTTCAAACTCATCAGATGCTTTAGACAAATTGAAATATCTGACTCTCACCGATGATGCTTTTAAGAATCTGGAATTTGATCCCCGTGTTGATATCATAATTGACAAAAATGATAAAAAGACCCTGA
This window harbors:
- a CDS encoding HEAT repeat domain-containing protein codes for the protein MAESRDPNQKLEAVHSLENMIAKGMMSSEDGDGVLSILTFLACEGIVNISIDSFHIDNDHSQVRNEAVRVLGETDHPGAVESLVTVILNEPITYVLSTAVTSCGQLGMGNKKMNAAFYLILTGKKEAYISDALVYNTLLAIKQIMKVDDSLMISSILRDGVIHVADTESGFIRKTRQLAEEILADK